A single window of Halodesulfovibrio sp. DNA harbors:
- a CDS encoding amino acid permease, translated as MDTSKHKLGLVGATFFIIASLAGSGVIALPQQLAAVGSITLLSFLLVTAGAFCLTLVYVRAGALFDNPSPTALSAYVNPLLGAKSGLFYVYSNLISNVSILIAGLGYLTYFVPSLNHPIVLGCVVITLIWVFTFLALRGAKFITMVVSCSVTALLLSVVITAVFGWMSFDVSLFEQNWNVSHLPQGRAVLSGFAVLLFSYVGVEAVANNYELVNNPKRNVPIATIVGFLVVAVLYIISTTVIEGMFTAKVIQAQPASFSLSIAHIFGSKLLGQLSSLVMAIACLSSFLVWNLSVVSAAKTSADHGFLPKIYSYTNKYKVGSRGLLVNAVLMTCTEIALMFFGSNIALAFNLTVTISVLLVLFPYFWSGIALIKKGFESGNHSVFDITIASLSSVFLISAFVSADFAELWMVVVCIMLALAAYSLVFAYQKGNRE; from the coding sequence ATGGACACATCGAAACACAAGCTAGGACTTGTAGGGGCAACATTTTTCATTATTGCCAGTCTTGCAGGCAGTGGTGTTATTGCGCTTCCACAACAGCTTGCTGCTGTAGGCTCAATTACCTTGTTATCATTCCTACTTGTTACGGCAGGGGCATTTTGCCTTACGCTAGTGTATGTTCGAGCTGGAGCGCTATTTGATAATCCAAGCCCAACGGCGTTGTCTGCATACGTTAATCCACTTCTTGGAGCTAAAAGTGGATTGTTTTATGTATATTCTAACCTTATTTCGAATGTTTCGATCTTAATTGCTGGATTGGGGTATCTGACATACTTTGTACCTTCTCTAAACCATCCGATAGTACTTGGCTGCGTGGTGATTACCCTCATTTGGGTATTTACTTTTCTTGCACTACGCGGCGCAAAATTTATTACAATGGTTGTCTCATGCTCCGTGACTGCTTTGCTATTGTCTGTTGTAATTACGGCTGTATTTGGTTGGATGTCGTTTGACGTTTCACTTTTTGAACAAAATTGGAATGTTTCACATTTGCCGCAGGGCAGAGCTGTTCTTTCTGGCTTTGCTGTTCTTTTATTTTCCTATGTAGGTGTTGAGGCTGTCGCCAACAATTATGAACTGGTGAACAACCCCAAAAGAAATGTTCCCATCGCCACAATTGTTGGTTTCCTCGTTGTTGCAGTACTTTACATTATTTCAACTACTGTGATTGAGGGTATGTTTACTGCAAAGGTTATTCAAGCGCAGCCCGCCTCGTTTTCATTATCTATCGCCCATATTTTTGGTTCTAAGCTTCTTGGACAACTTTCATCGTTAGTGATGGCAATCGCCTGTCTTTCCAGCTTTCTTGTTTGGAACCTTTCTGTTGTCAGCGCAGCAAAGACAAGCGCAGATCATGGCTTTCTTCCTAAAATTTACTCGTACACAAATAAATACAAAGTCGGCAGTCGTGGGCTGCTTGTAAATGCTGTATTGATGACTTGTACTGAAATAGCGCTGATGTTCTTTGGTAGTAACATCGCATTAGCCTTTAATCTTACAGTCACCATCTCAGTACTTTTGGTTTTGTTTCCATATTTCTGGTCTGGCATTGCACTTATTAAAAAGGGGTTTGAAAGCGGAAACCACTCGGTTTTTGACATCACCATCGCTTCACTATCTTCCGTGTTCCTGATTTCTGCTTTTGTCTCGGCGGACTTTGCCGAACTATGGATGGTTGTTGTGTGTATTATGCTCGCACTTGCGGCATACTCTTTGGTTTTTGCGTATCAAAAAGGTAATCGTGAATAA
- a CDS encoding outer membrane homotrimeric porin, which produces MKRFIVLALAACMILSAAAGASATEFKVSGSMWAGYDYVNIDSSSDDTNNFIQRMDTQVDIIATENLSATTLFRIEQTWGQSGNNLGAGSGGALGADGVNVSTLRAYVDFLVPSTSLKVRAGIQGLGLPGAVTASSVLDNDVAAIVLSQSFDSVELTGFFARPYDSTGSNSSTMDLFGGVVAADLGVATISPYFMFANVSGSVDADGNIFNDDLYWAGISAEAAPMANLALAFDGVYGKESGKDAGFALAGKAAYTTEFMVPALVAWYASGNDDDGEGRMRSIDDDDFSMTTLIGAGAMGPDSDNVFGSALGKWGVGLQFEEISFVEKLSHTVRVTYVRGTNDASEDITNWGDDDSATEFDVSTIYSMYDNLDLLVDFAYAVTDFDSGAAADVDNVFKAAAIVQYNF; this is translated from the coding sequence ATGAAACGCTTTATCGTTTTAGCTCTTGCTGCATGCATGATTTTGAGCGCTGCGGCAGGTGCATCTGCTACTGAATTTAAGGTTTCTGGCTCCATGTGGGCTGGATATGACTATGTTAACATTGATAGCTCTTCAGATGATACCAACAACTTTATCCAGCGTATGGATACTCAAGTAGATATCATCGCGACAGAAAATCTTTCCGCCACCACTCTCTTCCGTATTGAACAAACATGGGGTCAGTCTGGTAATAACCTTGGTGCAGGCTCTGGTGGTGCCCTTGGCGCTGACGGCGTTAACGTAAGCACTCTTCGTGCGTATGTTGACTTCCTCGTGCCTTCAACTTCTTTGAAAGTTCGTGCAGGTATTCAGGGTCTTGGTCTTCCGGGCGCAGTTACTGCATCCAGCGTGCTTGACAACGATGTGGCTGCGATTGTTCTTTCTCAGTCTTTTGATTCTGTTGAATTGACCGGTTTCTTCGCACGTCCTTACGACAGCACTGGTAGCAATTCTTCTACCATGGATCTCTTCGGTGGTGTTGTGGCTGCTGATCTTGGTGTTGCTACAATTTCCCCTTACTTCATGTTCGCAAACGTAAGCGGCTCTGTTGATGCAGACGGTAACATCTTCAACGATGATCTGTACTGGGCTGGTATTTCTGCTGAAGCTGCTCCAATGGCTAACCTTGCACTCGCATTCGACGGCGTATACGGTAAAGAAAGCGGTAAAGATGCTGGTTTTGCTCTTGCAGGTAAAGCAGCTTACACTACAGAGTTCATGGTTCCTGCACTCGTAGCTTGGTACGCTTCCGGTAATGATGACGACGGCGAAGGTCGTATGCGTAGCATTGACGATGACGATTTCTCCATGACTACTCTGATTGGTGCTGGCGCAATGGGTCCAGATAGCGACAACGTTTTCGGTAGCGCTCTTGGCAAATGGGGTGTTGGTCTTCAGTTCGAAGAAATCAGTTTCGTTGAAAAGCTTAGCCATACCGTTCGTGTAACATACGTACGCGGTACTAATGATGCCTCTGAAGATATCACTAATTGGGGTGATGACGACAGCGCAACTGAGTTTGACGTATCTACAATCTACAGCATGTATGACAATCTCGACCTCCTCGTTGACTTTGCATACGCAGTAACCGACTTTGATTCTGGTGCTGCTGCTGACGTAGATAACGTATTCAAAGCTGCTGCGATTGTTCAGTACAATTTCTAA
- a CDS encoding methylglyoxal synthase produces the protein MELTKNIAIVAHDNCKKTMLEFVDCHFDILVNHNLFGTGTTGGMVEKRLQEKTAEAEMEPFEGVYKMKSGPLGGDQQLGGLIAEGKIDVLIFFWDPMEPQPHDVDVKALLRLAVLYNIPTASNRSSADFLISSPLFKSAYEILDCGHIK, from the coding sequence ATGGAACTTACGAAGAATATTGCTATTGTTGCTCACGATAATTGTAAAAAAACAATGTTGGAATTTGTTGATTGCCACTTTGATATACTCGTTAACCATAACTTGTTCGGAACGGGAACAACAGGTGGAATGGTTGAAAAGCGGTTGCAAGAAAAAACTGCTGAAGCGGAGATGGAGCCATTTGAGGGCGTTTATAAAATGAAGTCAGGTCCTCTTGGAGGCGATCAGCAGCTCGGTGGGCTAATTGCTGAAGGTAAAATTGATGTGTTGATTTTCTTCTGGGACCCGATGGAGCCACAGCCTCACGATGTAGATGTAAAGGCGCTGCTTCGTTTGGCTGTTCTGTATAATATTCCTACAGCAAGCAACCGCTCTTCCGCAGACTTTCTTATTTCATCCCCGCTTTTCAAAAGTGCTTATGAAATACTGGATTGCGGTCATATAAAATAA
- a CDS encoding efflux RND transporter permease subunit yields MNITEWSLRNNITSLVIFVIIAVAGVITLATIPRQEDPDFIVRTAVVTTQFPGASPQKVEELVTDKLEEKIREMGEIDYLESQSLTGLSIIEVNIQESIRNVAPVWQKLRNKVDDARPFLPSEASVPFVNDEFGDVFGFLIALTSDGFTYREMKDEVDIIRNKILRFNKVSKVEFWGEQEERIFIEFSNARFAELGISPFALASVIQAQNIIKPSGQVYDDPERINIRSTGEFNNVDDIRNLSLRFPGGKESVALSDLTDIKRGFVDPPTIMVQYNGKPAILLAVSMKVGNNIIELGRELKGLLKEINAELPAGLNLEMAIYTPEYVQTSIFDFLINLAQAFFFVIIIMLLFAGFRVGIICGALVPMAMLTALIFMPFFDVMLERISIAAMIIALGILVDNGVVVSENILVKMGAGEDREKAVFSTAKELAFPLLAASLTTIFAFLPIPLAPSSAGEYCVSLFVVISLTLVASWMLSMTMVPMMCYYLLKPEQKKESFSSKIYNAYRTLLTYALRQRLITLLIVFGAFGLAMAGFRMVPNIFFPPNERGQFMIDFWQPYGTDIRATGRRYNKLEQFLMKQDEFESVLTFVGTGGPRWYLPLDLEQQNENLATLIVNIDSFEHLDSFMEKTEHELVENFPDTRFRLKKMMLGPPAGASIELRVAGDKIETLYNLREQIGKILEAQEGVTVVWDDWGEWTKEFVINVNQDRARRAGLSSQDIAMSMQMQMSELHVSDFRDGDTVIPIVLRSDDDYRDQASKIPGMNVYSYAEKLSAPLAQVASAYFIWQPSNVRRRDEVRTMTVMADVVGRYASDVLRDIQPELNALMESDKWPLNYSLEVGGEDEESRKAQTALMANMPLAMGLLILVLVTQFNSVRKPLIILLTLPPMMIGVAPGMLLTGQPFGFMPLLGLISLLGIIVNNAIMLIDRIDVLSRKNIDIRDALILSGLQRSRPIIMTTITTIVGLVPLIISGGGMWRPMAVLMVSGLTVASGLTLVLCPVLYSTLYRISFKDYKWDASILDKVQE; encoded by the coding sequence ATGAATATTACGGAATGGAGTCTGCGAAATAATATTACGTCTCTGGTTATATTCGTCATCATAGCGGTAGCTGGTGTCATAACTCTTGCTACAATTCCAAGGCAGGAAGACCCCGACTTTATTGTGAGAACTGCTGTCGTTACAACACAATTCCCCGGTGCTTCTCCGCAAAAAGTTGAAGAACTTGTGACTGACAAGTTAGAAGAAAAAATTCGCGAGATGGGCGAAATTGATTACTTGGAGTCGCAATCTCTGACGGGGCTATCCATCATTGAAGTCAATATTCAGGAAAGCATCCGAAATGTCGCTCCCGTGTGGCAAAAATTACGTAACAAGGTTGATGATGCACGCCCGTTTCTTCCGTCAGAAGCTTCTGTACCATTTGTTAACGATGAATTTGGTGATGTTTTCGGGTTTTTGATTGCGCTCACCAGTGATGGCTTTACTTATCGCGAAATGAAGGATGAAGTTGACATCATCCGAAACAAAATCTTGCGTTTCAATAAGGTTTCCAAAGTTGAATTCTGGGGTGAGCAAGAAGAACGCATTTTTATAGAATTTTCCAATGCCCGATTTGCTGAGTTAGGAATTAGTCCCTTTGCGCTGGCATCCGTTATTCAAGCACAAAACATCATCAAGCCTAGCGGACAAGTCTATGATGACCCAGAGCGAATTAACATACGTTCTACTGGTGAATTTAATAATGTAGATGACATACGCAACCTTTCTCTCCGCTTTCCTGGTGGTAAAGAAAGCGTAGCACTTTCTGATCTGACTGATATTAAGCGTGGCTTTGTTGATCCTCCCACAATCATGGTGCAATACAATGGCAAGCCTGCCATTCTGTTAGCTGTCAGCATGAAGGTGGGGAATAATATCATCGAATTAGGTCGAGAGCTAAAAGGGTTACTTAAGGAGATTAATGCCGAACTTCCAGCCGGTCTCAATCTTGAGATGGCTATATATACACCGGAATACGTTCAAACTTCGATTTTTGATTTTCTTATAAATCTGGCGCAGGCTTTTTTCTTTGTCATCATCATAATGCTTCTTTTCGCTGGCTTCCGCGTGGGCATAATCTGTGGAGCGCTAGTGCCAATGGCAATGCTTACGGCTCTTATTTTCATGCCATTTTTTGATGTGATGTTGGAACGAATATCTATAGCCGCGATGATTATTGCTCTAGGGATACTGGTAGATAACGGTGTTGTTGTCAGCGAAAATATACTCGTAAAAATGGGGGCTGGGGAAGATAGAGAAAAGGCTGTGTTCAGTACGGCAAAAGAGCTTGCCTTTCCACTGCTTGCGGCAAGTTTAACAACCATTTTTGCTTTTTTGCCTATTCCACTAGCCCCAAGTTCTGCTGGTGAATACTGTGTATCGTTGTTCGTCGTTATCTCACTGACACTAGTCGCATCATGGATGCTTTCCATGACCATGGTTCCCATGATGTGCTATTACTTGCTTAAGCCTGAGCAAAAAAAAGAGAGCTTTTCTAGTAAAATCTACAACGCGTATCGAACATTGCTTACCTATGCTTTGCGGCAGCGGCTTATCACGCTACTTATTGTGTTTGGTGCGTTTGGACTTGCAATGGCGGGGTTTAGAATGGTGCCGAATATCTTTTTCCCACCTAACGAGCGTGGGCAATTCATGATTGATTTCTGGCAACCATACGGAACAGATATTCGTGCAACAGGACGACGTTACAACAAGCTAGAACAATTTTTGATGAAGCAAGATGAATTTGAATCTGTACTTACGTTTGTAGGAACGGGTGGTCCCCGTTGGTATTTACCGCTGGATTTGGAACAGCAAAATGAAAACCTTGCAACGTTGATCGTAAATATCGATTCATTCGAACATCTCGATAGTTTCATGGAAAAAACAGAACATGAACTTGTAGAAAATTTCCCAGATACTCGTTTCAGGTTAAAAAAGATGATGCTGGGACCTCCTGCTGGTGCTTCAATTGAGTTGCGAGTTGCGGGCGATAAAATAGAAACCTTGTACAACTTGCGTGAACAGATAGGAAAAATTCTTGAAGCTCAAGAAGGCGTGACTGTTGTATGGGACGACTGGGGCGAATGGACGAAAGAATTTGTTATCAATGTTAATCAGGATAGAGCACGGCGTGCAGGGTTAAGCAGCCAAGATATTGCGATGTCCATGCAAATGCAGATGTCTGAGCTGCATGTTTCTGATTTTCGCGATGGTGACACAGTTATCCCTATTGTGTTGCGTTCGGATGATGACTATCGAGATCAGGCAAGCAAAATTCCGGGCATGAATGTCTATTCTTACGCTGAAAAATTAAGCGCGCCTCTGGCACAAGTCGCCAGTGCATATTTTATATGGCAGCCTTCGAATGTGCGTAGACGTGATGAAGTGCGAACAATGACTGTTATGGCAGATGTTGTCGGACGATACGCATCTGACGTTTTGCGTGATATTCAACCAGAACTGAATGCATTGATGGAATCGGACAAGTGGCCGTTGAACTACAGTCTTGAAGTTGGCGGCGAAGATGAAGAGAGTAGAAAAGCTCAAACTGCGTTGATGGCAAACATGCCGCTGGCGATGGGACTGCTTATTCTTGTTCTCGTGACGCAATTTAACTCTGTGCGAAAGCCATTAATTATTCTACTTACTCTGCCGCCGATGATGATAGGCGTAGCACCGGGGATGTTACTGACAGGGCAACCATTTGGATTCATGCCACTTCTTGGTTTGATAAGCTTACTGGGTATCATCGTGAACAATGCTATTATGCTTATCGACAGGATAGATGTGCTTTCGCGCAAAAATATTGATATTCGTGATGCCCTCATTTTGTCCGGTTTACAACGCTCACGACCAATTATCATGACTACAATTACAACAATCGTCGGGCTTGTTCCACTTATCATTTCCGGTGGGGGAATGTGGCGACCTATGGCTGTGCTGATGGTTTCAGGACTCACAGTAGCCAGTGGGTTAACACTCGTGTTGTGTCCGGTTCTATATTCAACATTGTATCGAATCAGTTTTAAAGACTACAAATGGGATGCAAGTATTCTAGATAAAGTTCAAGAATAG
- a CDS encoding efflux RND transporter periplasmic adaptor subunit — MQIRQCVYFLLFLVMSTVGLTGCSDEVEEVLPPKRVIVYQVPDILKTRTWSTSGTAKDVLETILSFRVNGMIIDLPVKVGQKVTKGELVAELDPTDYQLEMREAKASLNDILAELRNAKLDYDRKKTLVKQDVISQSEYDLAAAYLDSTTAKAAAQRERIAIAERNLSYTRLYVPEAGTISSVPAEVHTNVVIGEPVATLNSRGMLEMDIGVPDRLIALVKLGQPVTVRFDVFREVKLPGTVKEVGVRSNETSTFPVTISIGEKDKRIRSGMVGEVTFNFTQAERYRLVTVPSAAIFSLPDGKRCVWVVDPKDDTVHKRAVTVSIPGEGGVVIQEGLKPEELVVIRGVHSLKDGQKVRPEKQ; from the coding sequence ATGCAAATACGGCAGTGCGTATATTTTTTGCTGTTTTTAGTGATGAGTACTGTCGGGCTAACCGGATGCAGTGACGAAGTGGAAGAGGTGCTTCCTCCCAAAAGAGTCATCGTCTATCAAGTTCCGGATATTTTAAAAACACGCACATGGTCTACATCTGGTACTGCTAAGGATGTTCTCGAAACAATTCTTTCTTTTCGAGTAAACGGCATGATTATCGACCTGCCTGTTAAGGTCGGACAAAAAGTGACTAAAGGTGAGCTAGTCGCAGAACTTGACCCGACTGACTACCAGCTAGAAATGCGAGAGGCTAAAGCCTCACTAAATGATATTCTTGCTGAATTACGCAATGCCAAGCTGGACTATGACCGAAAAAAAACATTGGTAAAGCAGGATGTAATTAGCCAGAGCGAATACGATTTAGCCGCAGCGTATCTGGATTCGACCACTGCAAAGGCAGCTGCGCAGCGAGAACGGATTGCTATTGCAGAACGCAACCTTTCATACACCCGCCTTTACGTGCCGGAAGCTGGTACGATCAGCTCTGTTCCGGCAGAAGTTCATACAAATGTTGTCATCGGAGAACCTGTAGCTACTCTCAACTCCAGAGGAATGCTGGAAATGGATATAGGTGTTCCGGATCGGTTAATAGCGCTGGTCAAGTTAGGGCAACCAGTCACCGTCCGTTTTGATGTGTTCCGCGAAGTTAAACTACCGGGGACTGTTAAGGAGGTAGGTGTCCGATCGAATGAAACCTCAACATTTCCTGTAACAATAAGCATTGGGGAGAAGGATAAGCGGATTCGTTCCGGCATGGTGGGAGAAGTTACGTTCAACTTTACGCAAGCGGAAAGATATAGACTGGTAACAGTCCCATCTGCCGCAATATTCAGTCTTCCAGATGGAAAACGATGCGTATGGGTAGTCGATCCTAAAGACGATACAGTCCACAAGCGAGCTGTTACAGTGAGTATTCCGGGGGAAGGCGGGGTGGTAATACAAGAAGGACTGAAGCCCGAAGAGCTTGTAGTGATTAGGGGTGTGCACAGTCTTAAAGATGGTCAAAAAGTACGACCAGAGAAGCAATAG
- a CDS encoding cation:proton antiporter family protein, which yields MDPIILSATFMLGLLAHRIRLPALAGFIIAGFILHTMGFTASENIKTVGDLGVTLLLFTIGLKLKIKQLLRPEIWATGTIHMVCTVLFFGAIIHGLTLIGFHYFANLSLGSALLLGFALSFSSTVFAVKIMEESGAANVLIGKLAIGILIIQDVLAVIFITCSSDSPPTVWALVVIALLPVARWCFSYILDHTGHGELQVLFGMALALAVGAGVFDLVGLKADLGALVMGMLLATHPRASELSDSLLSIKDFMLIGFFLNIGLEGLPDITTLVLAVLLVLFIPLKSALFLFLFTRFDLSARTSFITSMTLTNYSEFGLIVGAVGVSSGWLETKWLMIIAIALSLSFIAASPLNMFAEELFEKCRNVLKRIETDSPHPDEERIPAGVAWQIIIVGMGRVGTQTYDILREFFGDIILGVDADQEKVLQHKELGRDVIYVDAADGDFWRGLAELGSVQINVLTIPSLETKLYAMNMAKKVGLGGKFIAVTEYDDELDVLREHGADFAFNTYDEVGIGLASDIYGCLDAAGIVLHKIRHIE from the coding sequence ATGGACCCTATAATTTTATCCGCAACATTCATGTTAGGATTGCTAGCTCACCGCATTCGCCTGCCCGCTTTGGCAGGGTTTATTATTGCTGGTTTTATTTTGCATACAATGGGGTTTACAGCATCTGAGAATATCAAAACGGTGGGCGATCTTGGTGTCACCCTGCTCCTCTTTACAATCGGACTGAAGTTAAAAATCAAACAATTGCTCCGACCAGAGATATGGGCAACCGGCACCATTCATATGGTCTGCACGGTGCTTTTTTTCGGAGCAATAATTCATGGTCTAACGCTTATCGGCTTCCACTATTTTGCGAACCTTTCCCTAGGCTCTGCCCTACTTTTAGGATTTGCACTGAGCTTTTCCAGCACGGTGTTTGCAGTAAAAATTATGGAAGAAAGCGGAGCTGCAAATGTTCTCATCGGCAAATTAGCCATCGGTATTCTTATCATTCAGGACGTTCTGGCGGTCATTTTCATCACCTGTTCGTCTGACTCTCCTCCCACTGTATGGGCGCTTGTTGTCATTGCTCTACTGCCCGTTGCACGCTGGTGCTTCAGTTACATTTTAGATCATACTGGTCATGGAGAGTTGCAAGTTCTTTTTGGTATGGCGCTCGCTTTAGCAGTTGGCGCCGGTGTTTTTGATCTTGTTGGTCTTAAGGCAGACCTTGGCGCACTCGTTATGGGAATGCTGCTTGCTACGCATCCGAGAGCAAGCGAATTATCCGATTCATTATTAAGCATTAAAGATTTTATGCTAATCGGTTTTTTCTTAAATATCGGATTAGAAGGACTGCCGGATATTACCACACTAGTGCTAGCCGTACTGCTTGTCTTATTCATTCCACTCAAAAGTGCTTTATTCCTTTTTTTGTTTACTCGATTCGATTTAAGTGCCCGCACATCGTTCATCACTTCCATGACGCTGACAAATTACAGTGAGTTTGGACTTATTGTTGGTGCTGTGGGTGTTTCCAGCGGCTGGTTAGAAACAAAATGGCTTATGATTATTGCAATTGCATTGTCTTTATCTTTTATTGCTGCGTCGCCCCTTAATATGTTTGCGGAAGAATTGTTTGAAAAATGCCGTAATGTGCTCAAGCGGATTGAAACAGATAGCCCGCATCCAGACGAAGAACGCATTCCAGCAGGCGTTGCATGGCAAATTATTATTGTAGGAATGGGGCGCGTAGGCACGCAAACGTATGACATCTTACGCGAGTTTTTCGGCGACATAATACTAGGAGTAGATGCTGACCAAGAAAAAGTTCTTCAGCATAAAGAGCTTGGGCGGGATGTTATCTACGTTGATGCGGCAGACGGCGATTTTTGGCGAGGTCTTGCTGAGCTTGGTTCTGTACAGATCAATGTACTAACTATTCCAAGTTTAGAAACAAAACTATATGCCATGAACATGGCAAAAAAAGTAGGATTAGGGGGTAAATTTATAGCAGTAACAGAATATGATGATGAGCTTGATGTATTGCGGGAGCACGGCGCAGACTTCGCGTTTAATACATATGACGAAGTCGGAATCGGTCTTGCCAGCGATATTTACGGTTGTTTAGATGCTGCTGGTATAGTGCTGCATAAAATTAGGCATATTGAATAG